The following are encoded in a window of Salvia miltiorrhiza cultivar Shanhuang (shh) unplaced genomic scaffold, IMPLAD_Smil_shh original_scaffold_462, whole genome shotgun sequence genomic DNA:
- the LOC131004814 gene encoding pleiotropic drug resistance protein 1-like, whose product MDAGDLYKASGSLRSSSKRGESFRVNSSNIWRNTGLEVFTRSSREEDDEEALKWAALEKLPTFDRLRRGLLLGSRGANEVEVHDLGIQDKKQLVERLVQTVEEDNEKFLLKLRNRIDRVGIDIPTIEVRYEHLNIDAEAFSASRALPTFVNFHINLVEGFLNALHILPSRKKPFTILKDVSGIIKPCRMTLLLGPPSSGKTTLLLALAGKLDPTLKVSGRITYNGHEMHEFVPQRTAAYISQHDLHIGEMTVRETLSFSARCQGVGSRYDMLAELSRREKAANIKPDHDVDIYMKAAATEGDAANVVTDYVLKVLGLEICADTLVGDEMIRGISGGQKKRVTTGEMLVGPAKALFMDEISTGLDSSTTFQIVNMLRQYVHIMKGTAFISLLQPAPETYDLFDDIVLLSDGQIVYQGPRENVLDFFESMGFACPVRKGVADFLQEVTSKKDQKQYWARKNEPYRYVSVSEFAEAFQSYVVGRRIGDELSIPFDKTKSHPAALTTEKYGIGKKELLKACADREYLLMKRNSFVFYFKIFQISVMSLIAITLFLRTEMGKDDIGDGGIYTGALFFAVILVMFNGMSELAMTIYKLPVFYKQRDMYFFPPWAYAIPSWILKIPVTFLEVALWVFVTYYVIGFDPNITRLLKQYLLLLFMHQAASGLFRFIGSAGRNMIVANTFGLFALLLLFALGGFVLARGDVKKWWLWGYWSSPLMYAQNAILVNEFTGHSWSKLVNGTKLGVLVMESRGFFPQTYWYWIGVGALFGFVWLFNILYLLCLTFLGAYEKPQAVLPEIVEDDSHVRGSISRNSAQGSEGMRRSISSGSSSVRSDAIELTENRKRGMILPFEPHSLTFDDIRYSVDMPAEMRVQGATEDKLELLKGVSGAFRPGVLTALMGVSGAGKTTLMDVLAGRKTGGYIEGHITISGYPKNQATFARISGYCEQNDIHSPNVTVYESLTYSAWLRLPQEVDEKTKKLFVDEVMDLVELTPLREALVGLPGVSGLSTEQRKRLTIAVELVANPSIIFMDEPTSGLDARAAAIVMRTVRNTVNTGRTVVCTIHQPSIDIFESFDELFLLKRGGEEIYVGPLGRQSTHLIKYFEAIEGVPKIKDGINPATWMLEVTTSAQELSLGVEFADYYRKSELYTRNKALIKELSVVRPGTKDLYFPSKYSQSFLTQCFACLWKQHWSYWRNPPYTAVRFSFTTFIALIFGTMFWDLGSRSNTQQDLFNAMGSMYAAINFLGFQYGSTVQPVVAIERTVFYRERAAGMYSALPYAFSQFVIEIPYVFAQSLIYGLIVFSMMGFPWSVEKFAWFIYFLFFSLLYFVLYGMMTVAVTPNHNIAAIVSSFFYGIWNLFSGFIVPRPRMPIWWRWYYWATPVSYTLYGFIVSQFGDIETEMDSGVTVKKFLEDYFGFERGMLGVVAAILCGFVVLFTFIFAYSIKTFNFQRR is encoded by the exons ATGGATGCGGGCGATCTGTACAAAGCGAGTGGTAGCTTGAGATCAAGCAGCAAACGAGGTGAAAGCTTCAGAGTGAACAGCTCGAACATATGGAGGAACACAGGGTTGGAAGTGTTCACACGATCATCGcgtgaagaagatgatgaggaGGCCTTGAAGTGGGCTGCGCTCGAGAAACTGCCCACGTTCGATCGCCTGAGGAGAGGCTTGCTGCTCGGATCAAGAGGCGCCAACGAGGTTGAGGTGCATGATCTGGGAATCCAAGACAAGAAGCAGCTCGTCGAGAGGCTGGTCCAAACTGTGGAAGAAGATAATGAGAAGTTCTTGTTAAAGCTCAGAAACAGGATTGatag AGTTGGGATCGATATTCCAACCATAGAAGTGAGGTATGAGCATCTGAATATCGATGCGGAAGCCTTTAGTGCAAGCAGGGCTCTGCCTACTTTTGTCAACTTCCACATAAATCTGGTTGAG GGATTCTTGAACGCACTACACATACTTCCAAGTAGAAAGAAGCCTTTTACAATTCTTAAGGATGTTAGTGGAATTATCAAACCATGCAGAATGACTCTGCTGTTAGGTCCTCCAAGTTCTGGGAAAACTACACTTTTGCTTGCTTTGGCCGGAAAGCTTGATCCAACCCTCAAA GTTTCGGGGAGAATTACTTACAATGGGCATGAAATGCATGAATTTGTACCTCAAAGAACTGCAGCATACATAAGCCAGCATGACCTGCACATTGGAGAAATGACTGTCAGAGAAACCTTGTCATTTTCAGCCAGATGCCAGGGTGTTGGATCCAGATACG ATATGTTGGCAGAGCTGTCACGAAGAGAGAAAGCAGCAAATATCAAACCAGATCATGATGTTGATATCTACATGAAg GCAGCAGCAACAGAAGGAGATGCAGCAAATGTTGTTACAGATTATGTTCTTAAG GTTCTGGGGCTTGAAATCTGTGCCGACACTTTAGTCGGAGACGAGATGATAAGGGGTATTTCTGGAGGGCAGAAAAAGCGTGTCACGACAG GAGAAATGCTGGTTGGACCAGCAAAGGCACTTTTCATGGACGAGATATCCACTGGTTTGGATAGTTCGACGACTTTCCAAATAGTGAATATGCTTCGACAATATGTCCACATTATGAAAGGAACTGCATTTATCTCCCTGCTGCAGCCAGCACCCGAGACCTATGATCTGTTTGATGACATTGTTCTCTTGTCCGATGGTCAGATCGTCTATCAGGGTCCTCGAGAAAATGTGTTAGACTTCTTTGAGTCCATGGGTTTTGCATGCCCAGTACGGAAAGGAGTGGCTGATTTCTTACAAGAA GTAACTTCAAAGAAAGATCAAAAGCAATACTGGGCAAGAAAGAATGAGCCATACCGATATGTCTCAGTTAGTGAATTTGCAGAGGCCTTCCAATCATACGTTGTTGGACGGAGGATTGGAGATGAGCTCTCAATCCCATTTGATAAGACCAAAAGCCACCCTGCAGCTTTGACAACAGAGAAGTACGGTATTGGGAAAAAAGAACTTCTAAAAGCCTGTGCCGACAGAGAATACTTGCTGATGAAGAGAAACTCATTTGTCTTCTACTTCAAGATCTTCCAG ATTTCTGTGATGTCATTGATTGCGATTACACTCTTCCTGAGAACAGAGATGGGTAAAGATGACATAGGAGACGGGGGGATATATACCGGTGCTCTGTTTTTCGCTGTCATTCTTGTCATGTTCAACGGTATGTCTGAGCTTGCCATGACGATTTACAAGCTACCTGTATTCTACAAACAAAGGGATATGTACTTCTTCCCCCCTTGGGCATATGCTATACCCTCATGGATCCTGAAAATCCCTGTCACCTTCCTTGAAGTTGCTTTATGGGTATTTGTCACCTACTACGTGATTGGATTCGACCCAAACATAACAAG GTTACTGAAGCAGTACCTTCTGCTTCTGTTTATGCATCAGGCGGCATCAGGATTGTTCAGGTTTATTGGTTCAGCCGGTAGGAACATGATTGTCGCAAACACATTTGGTCTATTTGCACTGCTCCTGCTTTTCGCCTTGGGTGGTTTTGTCCTAGCACGAG GGGATGTGAAGAAATGGTGGCTATGGGGCTACTGGTCCTCTCCACTGATGTATGCTCAGAATGCAATTCTGGTTAATGAATTCACAGGGCATAGTTGGAGCAAA TTGGTAAATGGGACCAAACTGGGAGTTCTTGTTATGGAGTCTCGAGGGTTCTTTCCTCAAACATATTGGTATTGGATCGGGGTAGGGGCGTTGTTTGGATTCGTATGGCTATTCAACATCCTCTACCTATTATGTTTGACATTTCTTGGTG CTTATGAAAAACCTCAAGCTGTCTTACCCGAAATAGTTGAAGATGATTCCCATGTGCGCGGCTCTATCAGCAGAAATTCAGCTCAAGGCAGTGAGGGCATGCGGAGAAGCATCTCATCTGGATCTTCATCTGTGAGATCAGATGCCATCGAACTCACTGAGAACCGGAAAAGGGGAATGATTCTTCCATTTGAACCACATTCTCTCACATTTGACGACATCAGATACTCAGTGGACATGCCGGCG GAAATGAGAGTTCAAGGAGCCACGGAAGACAAACTGGAGCTTTTAAAGGGTGTCAGTGGTGCTTTCAGGCCAGGTGTTCTTACAGCCTTGATGGGTGTTAGTGGGGCTGGTAAAACTACGTTAATGGACGTGTTAGCCGGAAGAAAAACTGGGGGTTATATTGAGGGACATATCACAATATCCGGATACCCGAAGAACCAGGCGACGTTTGCTAGGATATCGGGATACTGTGAGCAAAACGACATCCATTCTCCAAATGTGACGGTTTACGAGTCCCTCACTTACTCAGCTTGGTTGAGGTTGCCCCAAGAAGTTGATGAGAAAACTAAAAAG CTATTCGTTGATGAGGTTATGGACCTTGTAGAACTCACCCCCTTAAGAGAAGCACTAGTCGGGTTGCCAGGAGTCAGTGGCCTCTCAACCGAGCAGCGAAAAAGGCTTACTATTGCAGTTGAACTTGTAGCCAACCCTTCAATCATATTTATGGATGAGCCGACTTCAGGGCTTGATGCCAGAGCTGCTGCAATCGTGATGAGAACAGTCAGAAACACGGTAAATACAGGAAGAACAGTAGTGTGCACCATTCATCAGCCTAGCATTGACATATTTGAATCATTCGATGAG CTATTTTTATTGAAACGAGGAGGGGAAGAGATATACGTTGGACCATTGGGTCGCCAGTCGACACACTTGATCAAGTACTTTGAAGCAATTGAAGGAGTGCCGAAAATCAAAGATGGTATCAATCCAGCTACCTGGATGTTGGAAGTAACTACTTCAGCACAAGAACTATCTCTAGGGGTTGAGTTTGCCGACTACTACAGAAAGTCGGAGTTATACAC GAGGAACAAGGCCCTAATCAAGGAATTAAGTGTCGTTCGTCCTGGCACGAAGGACCTCTACTTCCCGTCTAAATACTCCCAATCTTTCCTTACCCAGTGCTTCGCCTGCCTATGGAAACAACACTGGTCATACTGGAGGAATCCGCCATACACAGCTGTAAGGTTTTCGTTCACAACCTTCATAGCCCTTATATTTGGGACGATGTTCTGGGACCTCGGCTCTAGAAG CAATACTCAACAAGATCTATTCAATGCCATGGGTTCTATGTACGCTGCCATCAACTTTCTTGGGTTCCAATATGGTTCAACAGTACAACCCGTAGTTGCCATCGAGCGAACTGTATTTTACAGAGAGAGAGCAGCTGGAATGTATTCAGCATTACCATATGCATTCTCACAA TTTGTCATCGAAATTCCTTACGTCTTCGCACAATCCCTCATCTATGGTCTCATAGTCTTCTCGATGATGGGATTCCCCTGGAGCGTCGAGAAATTCGCCTGGTTCATATATTTCCTGTTCTTCTCGTTACTATACTTTGTCCTCTATGGTATGATGACCGTGGCCGTCACACCAAACCACAACATCGCTGCCATCGTGTCTTCCTTCTTCTACGGCATCTGGAATCTCTTCTCAGGATTCATCGTACCCCGGCCG AGGATGCCTATATGGTGGAGATGGTACTACTGGGCTACTCCCGTGTCTTACACCTTATACGGCTTCATAGTATCTCAGTTTGGAGATATTGAGACTGAGATGGACAGCGGAGTCACAGTGAAAAAGTTCTTGGAAGATTACTTTGGATTCGAGCGCGGTATGCTCGGGGTTGTGGCAGCTATACTCTGTGGATTCGTTGTTCTTTTCACATTCATCTTCGCCTACTCTATCAAGACATTCAACTTCCAGAGGAGATAA
- the LOC131004817 gene encoding protein ARV 2-like isoform X1, with amino-acid sequence MASCDTTGEAERTTTDFRCVQCGFPVKTLYIQYSPGNIRLVKCGNCKAVADGYIECEVMILILDLILHKPKAYRHVFYNMFSKETVNFEQSLLWKLVLVYGMLDIYKMWVLSTNEKEYPMPVSFTSFLLEFGKMLTGATSGNLIFLCVLFCGTRKLLSVATRFHGWKQMLFVVVVSSYFKIFLLAMMVWEFPSSVILIIDIFVLSSNTVALKVITNSGIVRCLLVCALAHGMKFFASQNKAFVLQG; translated from the exons ATGGCGAGCTGTGATACTACTGGCGAAGCGGAGCGTACTACTACTGACTTCCGATGTGTGCAGTGTGGGTTCCCTGTCAAAACTCTCTACATTCAGTATTCTCCAGGAAATATTCGCCTTGTGAAATGC GGAAATTGCAAGGCCGTTGCTGATGGGTACATCGAGTGTGAAGTAATG ATTCTCATCCTTGATTTGATTCTGCACAAGCCCAAAGCGTATAGACATGTATTCTACAATATGTTCAGTAAAGAGACTGTAAATTTTGAG CAGAGCTTGTTGTGGAAATTGGTTCTGGTGTATGGTATGTTGGATATCT ACAAAATGTGGGTTTTGAGCACAAATGAGAAGGAATATCCTATGCCTGTGAGTTTTACATCATTTCTGCTGGAATTTGGAAAG ATGCTGACTGGTGCAACGTCTGGGAACCTCATATTTCTTTGTGTGTTGTTCTGTGGCACAAGAAAGCTTCTCAGTGTGGCGACTAGATTTCATGG GTGGAAACAAATGCTGTTTGTCGTTGTTGTTTCAAGTTACTTCAAGATCTTTCTCTTGGCCATGATG gTCTGGGAATTCCCTTCCTCTGTGATTTTAATCATTGACATTTTTGTCTTATCATCCAACACTGTGGCTTTAAAAG TGATCACAAACTCAGGGATTGTGAGATGCTTGCTCGTGTGTGCCTTGGCACATGGTATGAAGTTTTTCGCCAGTCAGAACAAAGCATTCGTCCTCCAAGGCTGA
- the LOC131004817 gene encoding protein ARV 2-like isoform X2 — protein sequence MASCDTTGEAERTTTDFRCVQCGFPVKTLYIQYSPGNIRLVKCGNCKAVADGYIECEVMILILDLILHKPKAYRHVFYNMFSKETVNFESLLWKLVLVYGMLDIYKMWVLSTNEKEYPMPVSFTSFLLEFGKMLTGATSGNLIFLCVLFCGTRKLLSVATRFHGWKQMLFVVVVSSYFKIFLLAMMVWEFPSSVILIIDIFVLSSNTVALKVITNSGIVRCLLVCALAHGMKFFASQNKAFVLQG from the exons ATGGCGAGCTGTGATACTACTGGCGAAGCGGAGCGTACTACTACTGACTTCCGATGTGTGCAGTGTGGGTTCCCTGTCAAAACTCTCTACATTCAGTATTCTCCAGGAAATATTCGCCTTGTGAAATGC GGAAATTGCAAGGCCGTTGCTGATGGGTACATCGAGTGTGAAGTAATG ATTCTCATCCTTGATTTGATTCTGCACAAGCCCAAAGCGTATAGACATGTATTCTACAATATGTTCAGTAAAGAGACTGTAAATTTTGAG AGCTTGTTGTGGAAATTGGTTCTGGTGTATGGTATGTTGGATATCT ACAAAATGTGGGTTTTGAGCACAAATGAGAAGGAATATCCTATGCCTGTGAGTTTTACATCATTTCTGCTGGAATTTGGAAAG ATGCTGACTGGTGCAACGTCTGGGAACCTCATATTTCTTTGTGTGTTGTTCTGTGGCACAAGAAAGCTTCTCAGTGTGGCGACTAGATTTCATGG GTGGAAACAAATGCTGTTTGTCGTTGTTGTTTCAAGTTACTTCAAGATCTTTCTCTTGGCCATGATG gTCTGGGAATTCCCTTCCTCTGTGATTTTAATCATTGACATTTTTGTCTTATCATCCAACACTGTGGCTTTAAAAG TGATCACAAACTCAGGGATTGTGAGATGCTTGCTCGTGTGTGCCTTGGCACATGGTATGAAGTTTTTCGCCAGTCAGAACAAAGCATTCGTCCTCCAAGGCTGA
- the LOC131004818 gene encoding WRKY transcription factor 18-like — MENNLEASALSIDLNSNPNEAPKSGFEETSLREMKSLFKDAQDDELIQELCRVKSENKKLSNMLTIVSRNLSEFFKQMQYEEEELSRTRKRKADDINNQHLQNISPTHSADLPNVIKSNISRVYVRIDPSDVSLVVKDGYQWRKYGQKVTRDNPSPRAYYKCSFAPACPAKKKVQRSVDDSSILVATYEGQHHHHSRPAPADGGAPSPCGGATTTGDEYCSKSSQGASDEIHQFLVEKMASSLTRNHNFTTALAAAITGRILDEVILSETTAVVDDTNNISNSIGFSM, encoded by the exons ATGGAAAATAATTTGGAAGCCTCAGCCCTTAGTATTGATCTCAACTCGAACCCTAATGAAGCTCCG AAGTCGGGATTCGAAGAAACTAGTCTCCGAGAAATGAAGTCCCTTTTCAAAGACGCTCAG GATGATGAACTGATCCAAGAATTGTGTCGTGTGAAATCCGAGAACAAGAAGCTGTCAAATATGCTGACAATTGTGAGCAGAAATTTGTCTGAATTTTTTAAGCAGATGCAGTACGAGGAGGAAGAGCtgtcaagaacaaggaagaggAAAGCCGACGACATTAATAATCAACATCTCCAAAATATTTCACCCACTCATTCTGCTGATTTGCCAAACGtgattaaatcaaatatttcaagAGTTTATGTAAGAATTGATCCATCTGATGTCAGTCTG gtagtgAAGGATGGATACCAGTGGAGAAAATATGGACAAAAGGTAACGAGGGATAATCCGTCTCCTAGAGCTTACTACAAGTGCTCCTTCGCCCCGGCTTGCCCCGCCAAGAAGAAG GTGCAAAGGAGTGTAGACGATTCAAGTATCTTAGTAGCCACATATGAGGGCCAACACCACCACCACAGCCGCCCTGCTCCAGCCGATGGCGGAGCTCCATCTCCATGCGGCGGCGCTACAACAACTGGTGATGAGTACTGTAGCAAAAGTAGTCAAGGTGCAAGTGATGAAATCCATCAGTTTTTGGTTGAAAAAATGGCTTCTTCTTTGACAAGAAATCACAATTTCACAACAGCGTTGGCTGCAGCCATAACGGGAAGAATTTTGGACGAGGTTATATTGTCGGAAACAACTGCTGTTGTCGACGacactaataatatttctaaTTCTATAGGTTTTTCAATGTAG